A region of the Corynebacterium falsenii genome:
TATGACAGCTGAAGGACTACGGTTGGACGCGTCGTGGGTGGATTACGCCATCGTTGCGGTCTACTTCGCGTTCGTACTAGGTATCGGCTGGGCTGCAAAGTCCAAGGTGTCCAGCTCTATCGACTTCTTCCTTTCTGGCCGATCCTTGCCCGCATGGGTGACAGGATTGGCCTTTATTTCTGCCAACCTCGGTGCGGTGGAAATCGTCGGCATGTCCGCCAACGGCGTGCAATACGGCTTCGAGACCATGCACTACTTCTGGATCGGCGCGATCCCTGCCATGGTCTTCTTGGGCATCGTGATGATGCCGTTCTACTACGGTTCGAAGGTCCGCTCTGTTCCTGAGTTCATGCGCCGCCGTTTCGGCAACGGTGCACACCTGGTCAACGGCATTTCCTTTGCTATCGCCCAGCTGCTTATCGCCGGTATTAACCTGCTGCTGCTTGCCAAGGTTGTGAACTCCCTGCTCGGCTGGCCGCTGTGGATCACCCTCATCGTCGCCGCCGTGATCGTGCTGTCCTACATCACCCTTGGTGGCCTGTCTGCCGCGATCTACAACGAGGTCCTGCAGTTCTTCATCATCGTGGCCGCGCTGCTGCCGCTGACCCTCATCGGCCTGCACCAGGTCGGTGGCTGGGGAGGCCTCAAGGAGAAGGTCGCCGACCCCGCGCACTTCCACACCTGGCCGGGTACCGAAATCTCCGGCTTCGACAACCCGGTGGTCTCCGCCATCGGCCTGGTCTTCGGCCTGGGCTTCGTGCTGTCCTTCGGTTACTGGACCACCAACTTCGTCGAGGTGCAGCGCGCCATGGCTTCGGATTCTCTGTCCTCGGCTCGCAAGACCCCGATCATCGGCGCCTTCCCGAAGATGTTCGTTCCGTTCATCGTGGTGATCCCCGGCATGATCGCCGGCGCAACCGTCACCCCGCTCATCGACGGCAACGCAGAGCCGAACGACGCAATGCTCTACCTCATGCGCGACCTGCTGCCCAACGGTCTGCTGGGCGTGGCCCTGGCCGGCCTGCTGGCTGCCTTCATGGCCGGCATGGCTGCGAACATCTCCGCGTTCAACACCGTGTTCTCCTACGACATCTGGCAGGCCTACGTCGTCAAGGATCGCGACGACGAGTACTACCTGAAGATCGGCCGCATCGCCACCGTGGGCGCCACCGTCATCGCTGTGTTCACCGCACTGCTGGCATCCAACTTCGGCAACGTGATGGACTACCTGCAGACGCTGTTCGGCTTCTTCAACGCCCCGCTGTTCGCAACGTTCATCCTCGGTATGTTCTGGAAGCGCATGACCCCCACCGCAGGTTGGGTGGGCCTCGTCGCCGGTACGGGTTCCGCTATTGCCTACTGGGCTGTGGCCACCTTCGGCAACACGGACATCGGCTTTTTCAACTTGCCGGGTCAGGGCACCGCGTTCGTCGCAGCTTCCCTGGCATTCGTGGTGGACATCATCATCTCCATCATCGTGTCCATGGCCACCAAGCCGAAGCCTGACGAGGAGCTCGTGGGCTTCGTCCGCTCCGTCACGCCCAAGGAAAACCTCACGGACGCTGCCGAGAACGACCTGCCGTGGTACCGCCGCACCGTGCCGCTGGGCATGCTGTGCTTGGTCTTGGTCCTCATTCTCAACATCGTGTTCGCCTAGTGCTTCCGGCTGAGTACGTATCCAGTACGCATTCAGTAGGCATTCGCTACATTCAGCAAGCACCGCACATATTGCAAGGAGTGACTCATAATGAGTGACAACAACACCGCAGGCGCTACCAGCGCAGCTGCGAAGACCGACAGCGCCGTGGGTACCGAGAACAAGCGTGGCCGTGTCCACAAGGCTGGCGCTTTCGATATCCGCAACGTCATCGGAGGCCTGCTTGGCATCTATGGCATTGTGCTGCTCATCAGCTATTTCCTTCTCGACCCCGGCATGGATGTCACCACCGGCGAGTCGAAGGACGCCGTCTACAACCTCTGGGCTGGCCTCGCCCTCGTGATCGGCGCCGCCGTATTCTTTATATGGACGAAGGTTGACCCGATCAAGATCGTGGAGACCGCCCCGGGTGAGTCCGCGGGCATGGTTGAGGACTAGCGCGCACCCCGCGCCGGCCCTCGGCCGCATGTGAACCCGCGTCCGCGAGTTCTTTCCCGCACGGATTCCCACCTGCGTCTCAACGGTATGCCGCCCAGATTCGGCATACCGTTGAACAGTTGAGCAACAGTTGAACATAAGTACACACGCAACGTGCACAACCACTGTGCACACAACCTCAGTGCAGAAGGTGAAACCAAGTGGATAGCAGCCACGTGAACACGCACGAACACCCCATCCGTGTCACGAGGACAACCCTCGCGGACGGCCGGGAACTGCTGTATTTCGATGACGATCCGCAGTTCGTTTCCGGCGACCAGCAGCGCGAGCTGCACGATGGCCGCGACCTGCCCCGCGCAGACACCGAATCGGAGATGCGCCAGGATCCGCTGACCGGGCAGTGGTACGTGTACGCGGCCCACCGCATGAACCGCACGTTCATGCCCCCGGCGAACGAGAACCCGTTGGCGCCCACCCGCCCGGGCGAGCTCCCCACGGAGATCCCCGCCGACGATTACAACGTGGTCGTCTTCGAAAATCGTTTCCCGTCGCTATCCATGCACATGGAGGTGCCGGACGACTTCGCCACCACCGTGGACGGCCAGGATCTCTTCCCGCGCCAGCCCGCCGTGGGTCGCTGCGAGGTTGTCTGCTTCACCCCGGACGTCCACTCGACGTTCCGCGATCTGCCCTTCTCCCGCGCCCGCACGGTCGTGGAGGCGTGGGCACATCGCACCCGCGAGCTTTCCGCCCTGCCCGGCATCCGCTGCGTGTACCCGTTTGAAAACCGCGGCGAGGAGATCGGCGTGACCCTGCAGCACCCGCACGGTCAGATCTACGCCTACCCCTTCCTCCCGCCGCGCACCGCCGAGGTTGCCTCCCGCGCCGCTGCGTTCCGCAGCGCCCATGGCGCCGATTTGTTCGACGCCATCCTCCAGGCCGAGAAAGCCGAGGGCACTCGGGTTATTAGCGAGGGCGAGTACTTCACGGCGTTCGTTCCGGCGGCTGCCAAGTGGCCGGTGGAGGTCATGCTCATGGCCAACCGCCCGGCACCGGACTTCGCGGATCTCTCCGATGTGGAGAAGGACGAGCTCACCCGCATGTACCTGGATCTGCTGCAGCGCATGGACAAGTTCTTCGATGGGGTGGAGCGCACCCCGTACATCGCGTCGTGGAATCAGGCTCCCGTGGGGGAGGATCGAGAAAACGGCCGGCTGTACCTGCAGCTGTTTTCCATGATGCGTTCGCCGGGACGGATGAAGTTCCTGGCGGGCAGCGAGTCCGGCCAGGAAGCGTGGATCTCGGACACCACCCCGGAGCGCATCGCCGCTCGGTTCCGGGAGGTCGGCAATGTCTAAATCTCTGCCTAACGCTAATGTTCAGTGGCTCACCACCCGCTCCGCCGAGGATGCCGTGCGGGAGGTCACCGAGTTGTTCGCCAGCGAGTTCGGTGGCGAGTCTGGTGGCGAGTCCGGCGGTACTAGCGCGCAGCCAGAGGGTGTGTGGTCCGCGCCGGGCCGCGTGAACCTCATCGGCGAGCACGTGGACTACGCCGGCGGCATCAGCGTGCCGTTCGCCCTGTCGCAGCGCACCTACGTGGCCGCGCGCGCCAACGGCACCAACGACTACCGTGTGGCCTCCCTGTTCGACGGGGAGGTCTCCCGCACCACCGTAGGCCTCGACGAGGTCGGCCCCGGCAACCCCTCAGATTGGTCCGGCTACGTGGTCGGCACCATCTGGGCGGCGATCGAAGCCGGTGTGCTGCCCGCGCAGGGGCTCGATCTGGCCATCGTCTCTGACGTGCCGGTGGGCGCT
Encoded here:
- the galT gene encoding galactose-1-phosphate uridylyltransferase; this translates as MRVTRTTLADGRELLYFDDDPQFVSGDQQRELHDGRDLPRADTESEMRQDPLTGQWYVYAAHRMNRTFMPPANENPLAPTRPGELPTEIPADDYNVVVFENRFPSLSMHMEVPDDFATTVDGQDLFPRQPAVGRCEVVCFTPDVHSTFRDLPFSRARTVVEAWAHRTRELSALPGIRCVYPFENRGEEIGVTLQHPHGQIYAYPFLPPRTAEVASRAAAFRSAHGADLFDAILQAEKAEGTRVISEGEYFTAFVPAAAKWPVEVMLMANRPAPDFADLSDVEKDELTRMYLDLLQRMDKFFDGVERTPYIASWNQAPVGEDRENGRLYLQLFSMMRSPGRMKFLAGSESGQEAWISDTTPERIAARFREVGNV
- a CDS encoding sodium:solute symporter family protein, whose protein sequence is MTAEGLRLDASWVDYAIVAVYFAFVLGIGWAAKSKVSSSIDFFLSGRSLPAWVTGLAFISANLGAVEIVGMSANGVQYGFETMHYFWIGAIPAMVFLGIVMMPFYYGSKVRSVPEFMRRRFGNGAHLVNGISFAIAQLLIAGINLLLLAKVVNSLLGWPLWITLIVAAVIVLSYITLGGLSAAIYNEVLQFFIIVAALLPLTLIGLHQVGGWGGLKEKVADPAHFHTWPGTEISGFDNPVVSAIGLVFGLGFVLSFGYWTTNFVEVQRAMASDSLSSARKTPIIGAFPKMFVPFIVVIPGMIAGATVTPLIDGNAEPNDAMLYLMRDLLPNGLLGVALAGLLAAFMAGMAANISAFNTVFSYDIWQAYVVKDRDDEYYLKIGRIATVGATVIAVFTALLASNFGNVMDYLQTLFGFFNAPLFATFILGMFWKRMTPTAGWVGLVAGTGSAIAYWAVATFGNTDIGFFNLPGQGTAFVAASLAFVVDIIISIIVSMATKPKPDEELVGFVRSVTPKENLTDAAENDLPWYRRTVPLGMLCLVLVLILNIVFA